In Streptomyces erythrochromogenes, the DNA window CCCCATCCACCGAAATAGATCGTTCCGCATAAGGGGATCCTCGCACCGGCGGCGGCCGGGCGGAGCCGGGCTCGCGCTACGTGAGCGCGCTCAGTCCCGGTACGAAGGCCACCAGCAGGGGGATCGCCGGTACCAGCGTGGCCAGCGCGGTCAGCCGCAGCCGGCGGCCGGGGGAGAGCCGGGGCGCGGCCGACAGCAGCCTGCGCACTCGCTGCGGGACGTGCGCCTCCGGCGCCGAGGAGGCCGCGAACACCCCGCGGTCCTCGTTGAGTCCGACGAGCGCCAGCGCGACCGTCAGCCGCCCGAACCGCCGCGAGGCCATGTCGTCGGCGGCCAGCTCCACCAGCCGGTGCATCTCCGCCTCGAAGGCCGCGAAGACCGGCACCTGAGGGAACCCCCGGGCCAGCGCCCGCGAACAGTGCAGCAGCCAGTCGTGGCGGGCCGTCGCGTGCCCCTGCTCGTGCGCCATCACGGCATCCAGCTGGCTGCCCTTGAGCCGGCCCAGCGCCGCCGTCGTGACCACCAGCTGCGGGGCCGCACCCGGCAGCCACCAGGCTTCCGGTCGCGGACCCTCCAGTACGACGAGCCGCGCGCCCACCGGGTCCTCCCCGGGCAGCAGCGGGGCCCGCTCCAGCAGTTCGCTGCCCTGCGCACGCCGCCGGGCCCGGGCCCGCAGCACCTCCCCGGTCAGCATCGCCCCGGTCCACAGGCCGCCGCCCGCGAGGGCGAGCGCGGTGGCGGCGGCCCACGGGCCGCCGGAAGCGCCCAGCGCGTACGCGTCGACCACCCCGTGCGGGGCGGCGGCGAAGAGCCGGCCCCGGACCGCCTGCCAGGCCGCGGCGGCGCTCAGCAGCATGGACAGCCCGAAGCACAGCAGCACCGCGCCGACGACGCACTGCCACACCCACAGGGCCACGACCGGTTCTCGTTCGGGCCACTGGGCCCGGGCCAGCAGGCGGGGGGCGAGCACCGCGGTCAGGGCGCCGAGCACAAGGAGGGCGGCGGGGACCATCATGGCCACCAGCCTATGAGCGCCGGCCTACCTGCGGGTATGAGACGGGGGCATTGGTGACGCAGGACACGTTTGCCGGAGGCGGTCACATCGACAGCAGCATCGCCAACATCCCCATTCCCATGGCGAGTCGGCAGGCCCTGACGAGCTCCGTGGACATGACGTGCACGGGCGCGGGCGGCACGGACGGGAGGGCGGACGAGGGCGCGGGGACCGCACCGCCCGCGGTGATCAGCCGAGTGCCGCCGAGCACCACGTAGCCGGCGTAGTAGAGCAGGAGCGCCCCGGTCAGCAGCGGCAGCCCCGCGCCCTGCCCGTGTCCGTGCCCGCCGCCGGGACCCGCTGCGGCTGCCATGTAGACCATCGTCAGCGAACCCACCAGGTGGTGCGCGTGGTGCGCCCCGCCCCGCAGCAGCCACAGGGCGTGCACGGCCGCGGCGCAGAAGACCGCGCCCAGCACGGGCGGCCGCCACGCGCCGCCGTCCCCGAGGGGCACCGCCATCAGCGCCATGCCGAACCCCATCACCGCCTCCCCGGCGGCGGCCCCGCCCCGTCCGCGCGCCCGCCGCAGGCAGTACGCACCGCTCACCGCACACAGGATCATTAGCAGCCAGGAGGAGACGGAGGCGGAGAGGGGCGAGGCGGATCCGTGCACGGCGGAACCTCCCGGTTCGTCGGCGTCACGGGGAGAGATGCCCTTCTCACGCGGCCCCCACTCGGCTCCGGGATAGGCTCTCCCTGCCGTCCCAGGCTTGTCATATGCCGCCGCATCGAACGGAGCGCCCATGTCGACCGCCCAGCCCGCAGCCCTCAGCTTCCGCAGCGCCGTCGAGGCGGACGTACCGGAACTGGTGGTGCTCGTGGAGTCCGCGTACCGCGGGGACGCCAGTCGGGCCGGCTGGACCACCGAGGCGGACTACCTGGACGGACAGCGCACCGACCCGGACGGGGTCCGCGCCGTCATCGACAGCGAGGACGGGGTCCTGCTCGTCGTCGAGCGCTCGGGCGAGCTCGTCGCCTGCTGCCACATCGAACACCGCGGCGACCACGCCTACTTCGGCATGTTCGCCGTCCGTCCGGGGCTCCAGGGCGGCGGCCTCGGCAAGGAGATCCTCGCCGAGGCGGAGCGCCGCGCCCGCGAGACGTGGGGTGCCCGGGAGATGCGGATGACGGTGGTGAACGTGCGGGAGGAGCTCATCGCCTACTACGTGCGCCGCGGCTACCGGCGCACCGGCGAGCTGAGCCCCTTCCCGTACGGCGACGAGCGCTTCGGCATCCCGCTCCGCGACGACCTCGCCTTCGAACTGCTGGTCAAGCCGCTCCAGCCGTGAGCCGCCCGCCCGTTGGTCCGCTCAGGCGGTGAAGCGGCCCGTGCTGCGGATCTCCGGGAAGTCCGTGGCCACGCCGTCCAGCCCGAGCGCCCGCGCCAGCCGCAGCTGGTCGAGGGTGTTGACCGCGAGGCCCGTCACCCGCAGGCCCGCCGTGTGCGCCGCCTCCACCGTCTCCAGCGCGATCCGGCGGACGTCCAGGGCGATCGCCGCCGCACCCGCGGCCACCGCCCGGCCCACGACCGCCTCGGTGTCGCCGTCGGGGGACCGCACGAACAGGGTGGTCCGCACGCCCGGCACCCGGCGGGCGGCCTCGGTGAGCACCGCCTCGTGCGCCGAGGCGATCTCCACCCGCGGGACCAGGTCGCGGCGCAGGATCAGCTCCGCGAGCACGCCGACCGCGGCCCGGTCCCCGACGAACGCGTGGAGCGGTGACCGGACCGCGTCCAGCACCTCCTCGAACACCGGGACGCGCTCGCCCTGGCCGGCGTCCAGCCCGCGCAGCTCGGCCAGGGTCAGGTCGGCGACGGCCCCCGAGCCGTCGGTGGTCCGGTCCACCTCGGGGTCGTGCACGGCGACGAGGGCGCCGTCCTTGCTCAGCCGGAGGTCCAGGGCGATGGCGTCCATGCCGGAACGTTCCGCTCGGACGAACGACCGGAGGGTGTTCTCCGGTTCGACGCCCATGACCCCGCGGTGACCGATGGTGAGGAAAGTCAAGGTTCTCTCGCTTCCGTCGACGGCGGCTCCCCGCGCGGTCGCGGTGTCCCTACCGGCCGCGCGCGATGAGGTCGCATGCTAGTGCGCCGCCCGTGGATAGGGACCGTCCGTGCACGGCCCCGCGGAAGCGCCACCGACCGCTTCCCGCCAGGGTTGTGCGCCCCCGGGAGGCCTCCCGCGGCCGTGCCGCGTCACCCGGGCGTGGGCGCGTCCCCGCCGGCTTGACGCCCGACCGCCCCGTGCTGCGGGGAGAGTTCCTCCAGGTCGGCCAACAAGGCCTCCCCCAGCTCCAGTTCGGCCAGGTGCTGCCGCTCGCTCCAGCGCAGCGCGAGGCGCGGGAAGGTCCATTCCGGTACATCGGCCGCCTGCGCGACGGCCTCCCGTACGGCGGCCAGTTCGCCCCGGGTGCGCTCCAGGTGCTCGCCTACCATCGCGCGCAGCCGCGCCGGTTCGGCCAGGTGGCCGAGCCAGATCCGCAGCAGCAGCCCGTGCTTGAGCACCGGGGGGCCGGCCTCCGCGGTGTCGGCGGCCCAGCCGGACAGGGCCTCGCGCCCGGCCCCGGTGATGGCGTACCGGCGCTTGGCCCGCGGCTCCTCCGGCCCCGAGCGCGCGGAGGACGCGTACCCGAGTTCCTCCAGACGGCGCAGCTCCGCGTAGATCTGGCTGATGGCCGGCGACCAGTAGAAGAAGCGCAGCGAGGAGTCCGCCCACTTCTTCAGCTCGTAGCCGGTCCGCTCGCCGGGGAAGGACAGCAGGCCGAGAACGGCCCACGCGGTCGCCGGAAGGCCCTGCTTCATCTCTTGCTTCTTCGACGTATGACTACTAGTCATATTCCGAATTGAAGTAGCACCGGGCACGCGAGGCAACCCTGGAGGCACCGTGAAATTCTCCGTGATCTTCGAGGCCCAGCTGGCCGACCCGACGGTGGAGCGGGAGCACCGCCTCATCCGCGACTGCGTCGAGCAGGCCGTCTTCGCCGAACGCATGGGATTCGACCGGATCTGGGCCGTTGAGCACCACTCCTTGAAGTGGTACGCCCACATGAGCGCTCCGGAGGTCTTCCTGACGTGGGTCGCGGCCAGGACGAACACCATACGCATCGGGCACGGCGTGGTGTGCATGCCCTTCAACTTCAACCACCCGGTGCGGGTCGCCGAGCGGGCCGCGATGCTCGACCTGCTCTCCGGCGGCCGCCTCGACCTCGGCGCCGGGCGCGGCGGCACCGAGCAGGAGACCTCGCTGTGCGGCGTGGACAAGGAGCGGACCGCGGCGGAGGTCGAGGAGGCCCTGCGGATCATCGGCCGGGCCTGGCAGGAGGAGGAGCTGGAGTACCACGGCGAACTGATCGACATCGATCCGCACCCCATCCTGCCGCGGCCGCGGCAGACCCCGCACCCGCCGCTGTTCCTGGCGTGCAGCCGCGGCGAGACCCTGGTCCGGGCGGCCGAGCTGGGCATCGGGGCACTGGTGATGGGCTTCGCCGGGCCCGGTTCGATCGCGCAGATGAGGTCCGTCTACGACGCGGCGATCGCCGGGCGGGACGGGAGCCGGTTCGTGTCGACGGCGGTGAACGACCACTTCTCCGTGCTCTGCCCGACCATCGTGCTCGACGACGGCGAACAGGCGCGGCGGATCGGCATCCGGGGCCAGCGCTTCTTCGCCCAGTCCATCGGCCACTGGTACGGCGGCGCCGGCGTCCCGGACGAGGCCGTGGTCGCGGGCGCCGACGAGGCGGGGGAGATGCGCAGGGCCGCCGAGCAGGTGGTGGCGCGGCTGCACGAGCTGGACATCCCGGTCCGGCCGACCTCGACGGCCACCTTCAACGCCGACCACGCCTACGGGACCGCCGACGACGCCATCGCCTACGTGGAACGGCTCCGGGATGCCGGGGCCGACGAGATCATGTGCCTGGTCCAGATGGGCACGGTCGAGCAGGAAGCCTGTATGGAGACCCTGCGCCAGTGGGGCGAGAAGGTCATCCCGCACTTCCGGAGCCGGTGATGGCCGAGCCTCCGGAGCCTGCCGCGACCACCGCCCGGGACCGGGGCCGGCGCGGGCGCAGGGGCCAGGGCCGGGCCCGGGACCGCCTCGACCCGGCCGCCGTGCCCTACGTCGACGCCCTCACCGCCGCGTTCCCCGACCTCGGCCGCGGCGTCACCAGCGCCGACGAGGCCCGGCGGATCCTGGCGGCCGCCGCCCGCCCGCCCGTCGGCCGGCCGCGCGTCGGAGCCACCCGGGACCGGACCGTCCCCGGTCCGCCCGGGGCCCCGCCCGTACCCGTGCGGATCTACCTGCCCGACCCCGAGCGCCGGCCCGGGCCCCGTCCGACCGTCGTCTTCATCCACGGCGGCGGGTGGGTCCTGTGCGACCTGGACACCCACGACACCACCGCCCGCCACCTGTCGCGCGCGGCCGGCGCCGCCGTGGTCTCCGTTGAGTACCGGCGGGCCCCCGAGCACCGCTTCCCGGCGGCGGCGGAGGACGCCCACGCGGCGCTGTGCTGGGCCGGCGACCACCTGGACGAGCTGGGCGGCGATCCGGGCGCTCTGGTCGTGGCCGGGGACAGCTCGGGCGGCAACCTGGCCGCCGCCTCGCTGCTGCTCGCCCGGGAGCGCGGCGGGCCGGCCGTCGCGCTCCAGGCGCTGGTCTATCCCGCGCTGGACGCGGCCCAGGACCGGGCGTCGTACCGGACCGCCGCCGAGGGCTGCTTCCTGACCGCCGCGCACATGCGCTGGTTCTGGGAGCAGTACCTCGGCCCCGGCGGCGACGGCCGGCACCCGCTGGCCTCCCCGCTGCGTGCGGACCTCACCGGTATGCCGCCCGCCCACCTGGTGGTCGCCGGGTGCGATCCGTTGCGGGACGACGGCCGCGCGTACCACCGCCGGCTGGCGCGGGCCGGGATCCGCTCGGTTCTGGACAGTCACCCCGGCATGTTCCACGGCTTCCTGGGGCTGGCCGGGGTACTGCCACAGGCATGTGAAGCCTTGGCGCGACTGGGCGGAGCTATCAGTTCCACCCTGGCGAACGGGAAGACTTTCGGTGAAGCGGGGGGTGACGCAGGATAATTTCCCGAATCGCCTCTTGAGTAGGAGAGCCTCGCGCGCATACGCTGTGCGGACGTGAGGTTCTCCTGTGGAGGAAGTGACATGACGGAAACTCTTGTGCCGGGCGTCGGCGGTGCCGTGATATCCGCTGGGGCGCGGGTGGTAGACCACCCTGCGTGGCCCGAGCTCAAGGCCGCCGTGGAGGAGATCCGCCCCTGGCAGGCCACCGACGGTTCCATCGACTTCGAGGCGGAGGGCGCGCACGCCCGCGCCACCGTCCTGGCCGCGGTCGAGCGCGTGATCGGCGCCGTCGAGGCGCTGTCCCCGCTGCTCCCGCACGCCACCGCGTACCACCGGGCGCTCATCGCCGACCTGCGCAAGTGGGCCGCGGACGACTTCCGCGTGCCGGACTTCCTCGACTCGCTGATGGCCTTCCACCCGGCCGCCGAGCGCGCCGACGGCCTGCAGCACCTCGTCGTCTTCCCGATGTACACGCAGAACGGCAACCCGGACCGCAACCTCGAGGCCGTCGTGCTGAAGATGGTGTGGCCCGAGTGGCTCTCCGAGCTGGAGCGCACCCGCTACGACAACCCGCTCTTCCTCGGCATCACCTTCGAGGACTTCACCCCCGGCTACGACACGCACTCCGCCGTGCTGTTCCCGGAGACCATCGCCGTGCGCGAGGCCCCCGAGCGCTTCACCTGGGGCGGAATCTTCTGCGACCGCGAGGCCGCCCGCTACCGCAAGGTGACCGCGGCCGCCGTCGACATCCTGGGCATCGACCTGCCCGAGGACATCGCGCGCATGGTCGACGACCAGGAGCGCTGCGAGAAGGCCTTCGTCCTGTGGGACATGGTCCACGACCGCACCCACAGCCACGGCGACCTGCCGTTCGACCCCTTCATGATCAAGCAGCGCCAGCCGTTCTGGATGTACGGCCTGGAGGAGCTGCGCTGCGACCTCACCGCCTTCAAGGAGGCCGTGAAGCTGGAGTCCGAGGGCAACGAGCACGGCCGTGACGTGCAGTACGCCGTCCTCTTCGACCGGATGTTCCGCTTCCCGGTCTCCGGCGACCGCAACCGCAACTACGACGGCCTCGGCGGCCAGCTGCTCTTCGCCTACCTCCACAAGCACGACGTCGTGCGCTGGACGGACAACAAGCTGAAGATCGACTGGATGCGTGCCCCGCAGGTCACCAACCAGCTCTGCGCCGAGATCGAGGACCTCTACCGGGCCGGCATCGACCGCCCGAAGCTGGTCCACTGGTTCAAGGCCTACGAGCTCGTCTCGACGTACCTCGCCCCGCACCCGGGTTCCAAGTGGGCCAAGGGCGCCGACGCGCTCGACCTGACGCAGCCGCCGCGCAAGCTCGTCGACGACGTGCTTCCGGACGAGTTTCCGCTCAGCATGTTCTTTGAGGCGCTCGCCAAGAAGCTCAAGGGCACCATCGCCTCGACCAAGGGCATCACCGCTCTGAACGCCGAGCACGCCGAGCGGGTCGCCGCGTGAGCACTCGCCCTCAGGAGGCTGCACAGATGAACGGCTCCGGGAACGGCAACGGAAAGCTGCACGGAGCGGTGGTGGCGGTGGCCGGGGCCGGCGGGCCCGCCGGCCGCGCCGCCCTGCTCCGCCTCGCCGAGGCGGGTGCGGTGGTCGTCGCGTCCGACGCCGATCCGGCGCGGCTCGCGGAAGCCGTGGACGCGGCACGCTACGCCCACGGCGGCGCCACCATCACCGGTGACACCGTGGACCTGCTCGACCTGGACGCCACCAAGGCCTGGGCCGAGCACACCGAGAAGGAGTTCGGGCGGATCGACGGGCTGGTCCACCTCGTCGGCGGCTGGCGCGGCAGCAAGACGTTCACCGACGTCGACCTCGCCGACTGGGCCTTCCTGGAGAAGCTCCTCATCCGCACGGTCCAGCACACCTCGCTGGCCTTCCACGACGGGCTGCTGCGCAGCGACCGCGGGCGCTACGTCCTGGTGAGCCAGTCCGGCGCGCACAAGCCGGTCGCGAACAACGCCGCGTACAACGCGGGCAAGGCGGCCGCCGAGGCCTGGACCCTCGCCATGGCGGACTCCTTCCGCAAGGCGGGGGGTGACGAGGGTCCCGGCGCGGCAGCTGCGATCCTGGTCATCAAGGCACTGGTGCACGACGCGATGCGCGCCGAGCGTCCCAATGCGAAGTTCGCGGGCTTCACCGACGTGAAGGAGCTGGCCGAGGCCATCGCCGGCGTGTGGGAGCGGCCCGCCATCGATGTGAACGGACAGCGTCTGTGGCTCACTCCGCAACCGTGAAGACCGATGCCCGCCGGCACCACGATCCGGCAGTGCGCGGCTTCGCCAGCGACAACTACGCGGGGGTCCATCCGGAGATCCTGGAGGCCCTCGCCCTCGCCAACGAAGGTCACCAGATCTCCTACGGCGAGGACGAGTACACCGAATACCTGCAGAAGATCATCCGCAGCCACTTCGGCCCGTACGCGGAGGCCTTCCCGGTCTTCAACGGCACCGGCGCGAACGTCACCGCCCTCCAGGCGATGACCGACCGCTGGGGCGCCGTGATCTGCGCCAAGAGCGCCCACATCAACGTGGACGAGGGCGGCGCGCCGGAGCGGATGGCCGGGCTCAAGCTGCTCGCCGTGCCCACCCCGGACGGCAAGCTCACGCCCGAGCTGATCGACCAGGAGGCCTGGGGCTTCGAGGACGAGCACCGCGCGATGCCGCAGGTCGTCTCGATCACCCAGAACACCGAGCTCGGCACGGTCTACACGCCGGACGAGATCAAGGCCATCTGCGACCACGCCCACGGGCTCGGCATGAAGGTCCACCTCGACGGCGCCCGGATAGCCAACGCGGCGGCCTCGCTCGACGTGCCGATGCGCACCTTCACGAACACGGTCGGCGTCGACGTGCTGTCCTACGGCGGCACCAAGAACGGCATGATGTTCGGCGAGGCCATCGTCGTGCTCAACCCGGACGCGGTCCGGCAGATGAAGCACATCCGCAAGATGTCGATGCAGCTCGCGTCGAAGATGCGCTTCGTGTCGGTGCAGCTGGAAGCGCTGCTCGCCAAGGACCTGTGGCTGCGCAACGCCCGCCACGCCAACGACATGGCGCAGCGGCTGGCCGCCGGTGTCCGCGAGACCGACGGCGTGGAGATCCTCTACCCGGTGCAGGCGAACGCGGTGTTCGCACGGCTGCCGCACGAGGTGTCGCGGCGCCTGCAGAAGCGTTACCGCTTCTACTTCTGGGACGAGGCCGCGGGCGACGTCCGCTGGATGTGCGGCTTCGACACCCAGGAGGAGGACGTGGACGGCTTCCTCCAGGCCCTCAAGGAGGAGCTCGCCCGCTAGTCGGTCGACCTCCCCACGCAATTGCATAGCTATGCCACCCATCGTAAATCTATTGATCAATGGTGGGTGGCAAGCCTATGCTCCGGACCATGCAGCTGATCCGGCAAAACCCTGACGTCTTCGCGTACTTGGCCTCGGACGAAGCCATAGACCACTGGCATCCCCTCGTGCAGGAAACCGCGGACGCCCTCTGGTCCACCACCGGCGATGCATACTCATACGCCGAAGCGGCATTCGAGTTCGTTCGCGACACCGTCCCGCACTCGGCCGACTCCGGGGACCCGCGGGTCTCCTGGCGCGCCTCCGACGTACTGGACACGCGCAACGGCATCTGCCACGCCAAGTCCCACGCCCTCGTCGCCCTGCTGCGCGCCCAGGGGATCCCGGCCGGGCTGTGCTACCAGCGCCTCGCCGACGACGACGGCTCGAACCCCCTCGTCCACGGACTGATCGCCCTGCGCCTGCCCGGCGGGGACCGCTGGAGCCGGCTCGACCCGCGCGGCAACAAGCCCGGGGTGGACGCGCGGTTCGATCTCGCCGAAGAGCGCCTGGCCTTCCCCGTCCGGCCGGAGCTGGGCGAGGCCGACTACCCCGGGCTGCACGCGGCCCCGCACCCGGCCGTGCTCACGGCCCTCCGCGAATCCGCCGACCGGCAGGAGCTGTGGCGGAGGCTGCCGACCGAGCTCTAGGGGCTGATGGGAAACCTTCTTGTCAGACCTCTTGGTCGGCTTGGCATATGCATGGCTACTTACCTACCTACCGGCTACCGGAACCCCTCGAACCGGAAGGCCCCGTGCGTACCCGTACGCAGGTGCAGGCCGTCCGGCAGCCCCTGGAAGGCCTCGTACGAGCAGAGGGCGGCGAGCGGGTACGCCACGACGGGCTGTCAAGCCACGAGATGCAGGGGCGTGACGGGCGGCGAGGGGCGGGGCGTACTGGAGATGTCCATTCCGCTCTCTCGCCGGAGGAGAACCGCCATGACCCACCCCTTTCGAACGCGCCGCCTGGTCCTGTTCGCGGCCGCGGGCGCCCTGGCCGCCGGAGCCGTGGTGGTGCCGACGACCGCATTCGCCGCCACCCCGGCCGCCCCGCACGCGGTCCTGACGGACGGCGGGAGCGGTGACCGGAGCGGTGACTCCACCCTGCTGTGGACCTCGCCCAGCGGCGACGGCCGCATCAAGATCGGCCCCGATAAGGACCGGTCGGGCAAGGGGAGCGACGGCACGTGGAAGAAGGGTGACAAGTGGGGCAAGAAGCGCCCGGGCAAGGGCGGCTCCGACGACGGGGTGCACGTCCCGAAGGACCCGGAGTGGCAGTGCATCACCGCCCCTTGCGGTCCGCCCCGCACCACCACGGAGGACGGCCGGACCCATCCCGGCTGAGCCGTGGCTCCGCTCCCCTTCGGGGGCGGAGCCGCACCATGCTGCGGGGAGGGGCTCAGCCCGCTTCGCGCACCTGGGCCGCGGTCGGCGCCGTACCGCCCAGGTGGGCCGGCAGCCACCAGGAGTCCTCGGCGCCCCGCGGCTTCTCCGGGTAGGCGCGCTGGGCCGCGTCCAGCAGCTCCTGCACACGCTCGCGCAGCCGCCGCGTGATCGCCCCGGCGTACTGGTCGGTGGGAGCCTCGATCGGCTCGCCCACCCGCATCGTCACGGGGATGTGGCTGCGCTTGAGGTTCTTCGGACGGCCCTTGGTCCACAGCCGCTGCGTGCCCCACAGCGCCACCGGGATCAGCGGGACGCCGGCCTCC includes these proteins:
- a CDS encoding M56 family metallopeptidase, yielding MMVPAALLVLGALTAVLAPRLLARAQWPEREPVVALWVWQCVVGAVLLCFGLSMLLSAAAAWQAVRGRLFAAAPHGVVDAYALGASGGPWAAATALALAGGGLWTGAMLTGEVLRARARRRAQGSELLERAPLLPGEDPVGARLVVLEGPRPEAWWLPGAAPQLVVTTAALGRLKGSQLDAVMAHEQGHATARHDWLLHCSRALARGFPQVPVFAAFEAEMHRLVELAADDMASRRFGRLTVALALVGLNEDRGVFAASSAPEAHVPQRVRRLLSAAPRLSPGRRLRLTALATLVPAIPLLVAFVPGLSALT
- a CDS encoding DUF5134 domain-containing protein encodes the protein MHGSASPLSASVSSWLLMILCAVSGAYCLRRARGRGGAAAGEAVMGFGMALMAVPLGDGGAWRPPVLGAVFCAAAVHALWLLRGGAHHAHHLVGSLTMVYMAAAAGPGGGHGHGQGAGLPLLTGALLLYYAGYVVLGGTRLITAGGAVPAPSSALPSVPPAPVHVMSTELVRACRLAMGMGMLAMLLSM
- a CDS encoding GNAT family N-acetyltransferase; its protein translation is MSTAQPAALSFRSAVEADVPELVVLVESAYRGDASRAGWTTEADYLDGQRTDPDGVRAVIDSEDGVLLVVERSGELVACCHIEHRGDHAYFGMFAVRPGLQGGGLGKEILAEAERRARETWGAREMRMTVVNVREELIAYYVRRGYRRTGELSPFPYGDERFGIPLRDDLAFELLVKPLQP
- a CDS encoding glycerophosphodiester phosphodiesterase codes for the protein MTFLTIGHRGVMGVEPENTLRSFVRAERSGMDAIALDLRLSKDGALVAVHDPEVDRTTDGSGAVADLTLAELRGLDAGQGERVPVFEEVLDAVRSPLHAFVGDRAAVGVLAELILRRDLVPRVEIASAHEAVLTEAARRVPGVRTTLFVRSPDGDTEAVVGRAVAAGAAAIALDVRRIALETVEAAHTAGLRVTGLAVNTLDQLRLARALGLDGVATDFPEIRSTGRFTA
- a CDS encoding PadR family transcriptional regulator — encoded protein: MKQGLPATAWAVLGLLSFPGERTGYELKKWADSSLRFFYWSPAISQIYAELRRLEELGYASSARSGPEEPRAKRRYAITGAGREALSGWAADTAEAGPPVLKHGLLLRIWLGHLAEPARLRAMVGEHLERTRGELAAVREAVAQAADVPEWTFPRLALRWSERQHLAELELGEALLADLEELSPQHGAVGRQAGGDAPTPG
- a CDS encoding LLM class flavin-dependent oxidoreductase; protein product: MKFSVIFEAQLADPTVEREHRLIRDCVEQAVFAERMGFDRIWAVEHHSLKWYAHMSAPEVFLTWVAARTNTIRIGHGVVCMPFNFNHPVRVAERAAMLDLLSGGRLDLGAGRGGTEQETSLCGVDKERTAAEVEEALRIIGRAWQEEELEYHGELIDIDPHPILPRPRQTPHPPLFLACSRGETLVRAAELGIGALVMGFAGPGSIAQMRSVYDAAIAGRDGSRFVSTAVNDHFSVLCPTIVLDDGEQARRIGIRGQRFFAQSIGHWYGGAGVPDEAVVAGADEAGEMRRAAEQVVARLHELDIPVRPTSTATFNADHAYGTADDAIAYVERLRDAGADEIMCLVQMGTVEQEACMETLRQWGEKVIPHFRSR
- a CDS encoding alpha/beta hydrolase, with the protein product MAEPPEPAATTARDRGRRGRRGQGRARDRLDPAAVPYVDALTAAFPDLGRGVTSADEARRILAAAARPPVGRPRVGATRDRTVPGPPGAPPVPVRIYLPDPERRPGPRPTVVFIHGGGWVLCDLDTHDTTARHLSRAAGAAVVSVEYRRAPEHRFPAAAEDAHAALCWAGDHLDELGGDPGALVVAGDSSGGNLAAASLLLARERGGPAVALQALVYPALDAAQDRASYRTAAEGCFLTAAHMRWFWEQYLGPGGDGRHPLASPLRADLTGMPPAHLVVAGCDPLRDDGRAYHRRLARAGIRSVLDSHPGMFHGFLGLAGVLPQACEALARLGGAISSTLANGKTFGEAGGDAG
- a CDS encoding DUF6421 family protein, which translates into the protein MTETLVPGVGGAVISAGARVVDHPAWPELKAAVEEIRPWQATDGSIDFEAEGAHARATVLAAVERVIGAVEALSPLLPHATAYHRALIADLRKWAADDFRVPDFLDSLMAFHPAAERADGLQHLVVFPMYTQNGNPDRNLEAVVLKMVWPEWLSELERTRYDNPLFLGITFEDFTPGYDTHSAVLFPETIAVREAPERFTWGGIFCDREAARYRKVTAAAVDILGIDLPEDIARMVDDQERCEKAFVLWDMVHDRTHSHGDLPFDPFMIKQRQPFWMYGLEELRCDLTAFKEAVKLESEGNEHGRDVQYAVLFDRMFRFPVSGDRNRNYDGLGGQLLFAYLHKHDVVRWTDNKLKIDWMRAPQVTNQLCAEIEDLYRAGIDRPKLVHWFKAYELVSTYLAPHPGSKWAKGADALDLTQPPRKLVDDVLPDEFPLSMFFEALAKKLKGTIASTKGITALNAEHAERVAA
- a CDS encoding SDR family NAD(P)-dependent oxidoreductase, with translation MNGSGNGNGKLHGAVVAVAGAGGPAGRAALLRLAEAGAVVVASDADPARLAEAVDAARYAHGGATITGDTVDLLDLDATKAWAEHTEKEFGRIDGLVHLVGGWRGSKTFTDVDLADWAFLEKLLIRTVQHTSLAFHDGLLRSDRGRYVLVSQSGAHKPVANNAAYNAGKAAAEAWTLAMADSFRKAGGDEGPGAAAAILVIKALVHDAMRAERPNAKFAGFTDVKELAEAIAGVWERPAIDVNGQRLWLTPQP
- a CDS encoding threonine aldolase family protein; translated protein: MKTDARRHHDPAVRGFASDNYAGVHPEILEALALANEGHQISYGEDEYTEYLQKIIRSHFGPYAEAFPVFNGTGANVTALQAMTDRWGAVICAKSAHINVDEGGAPERMAGLKLLAVPTPDGKLTPELIDQEAWGFEDEHRAMPQVVSITQNTELGTVYTPDEIKAICDHAHGLGMKVHLDGARIANAAASLDVPMRTFTNTVGVDVLSYGGTKNGMMFGEAIVVLNPDAVRQMKHIRKMSMQLASKMRFVSVQLEALLAKDLWLRNARHANDMAQRLAAGVRETDGVEILYPVQANAVFARLPHEVSRRLQKRYRFYFWDEAAGDVRWMCGFDTQEEDVDGFLQALKEELAR
- a CDS encoding transglutaminase-like domain-containing protein, translating into MQLIRQNPDVFAYLASDEAIDHWHPLVQETADALWSTTGDAYSYAEAAFEFVRDTVPHSADSGDPRVSWRASDVLDTRNGICHAKSHALVALLRAQGIPAGLCYQRLADDDGSNPLVHGLIALRLPGGDRWSRLDPRGNKPGVDARFDLAEERLAFPVRPELGEADYPGLHAAPHPAVLTALRESADRQELWRRLPTEL